A portion of the Carya illinoinensis cultivar Pawnee chromosome 11, C.illinoinensisPawnee_v1, whole genome shotgun sequence genome contains these proteins:
- the LOC122281868 gene encoding probable galactinol--sucrose galactosyltransferase 1 isoform X3: MTVGAGIGVADGKLMVLGNCVLRDVKENVIVTAASGGALANGAFIGVVSDQIGSRRVFPIGKLEGLRFLCVFRFKLWWMTQRMGNRGQDIPFETQFLIVEARDDSSTIDDESKGGMDQSALYTVFLPILEGDFRAVLQGNEHDELEICLESGDPTVEGFEGSHLVFVAAGPDPFDVITNAVKTVEKHLQTFCHRERKKMPDMLNWFGWCTWDAFYTDVTSEGVKQGLDSFANRLTHIKENHKFQKDGKEGHRVEDPALGLRHIVDEIKDKHSLKYVYVWHAITGYWGGVKPGVIDMEHYESKLAYPVSSPSVQSNESCDCLQSITRNGLGLVNPEKVFNFYNELHSYLASAGIDGVKVDAQNILETLGASHGGRVKLARNYHQALEASISRNFPDNGIISCMSHNTDGLYSAKRTAVIRASDDFWPRDPASHTIHIASVAYNTIFLGEFMQPDWDMFHSLHPMAEYHAAARAVGGCAIYISDKPGHHDFNLLKKLVLPDGSILRAKLPGRPTRDCLFSDPARDGKSLLKIWNLNEFSGVVGVFNCQGAGWCRVGKKNLIHNEHPDTITGVIRAKDVDFLPRVADDRWCGDAVVFSHLGGETVYLPKDAAIPITLKSREYEVFTVVPAREVCNGVRFAPIGLIKMFNSGGAIKEMNYKDEKSTSVVLKVRGCGVFGAYSSARPKRIIVDSEEIEFEYEEGSGLVTVCLRVAEDELYLWNITYEL, translated from the exons ATGACTGTAGGGGCGGGGATAGGTGTGGCGGATGGGAAGTTGATGGTGTTGGGGAACTGTGTGTTGCGAGATGTCAAAGAGAACGTTATCGTAACAGCTGCCTCAGGAGGTGCATTGGCCAATGGCGCATTCATTGGCGTCGTATCCGACCAGATCGGTAGCCGCCGGGTATTCCCTATTGGAAAACTTGA GGGATTGCGCTTTTTGTGCGTTTTCCGCTTCAAGTTGTGGTGGATGACACAGAGGATGGGTAATCGTGGCCAAGACATACCCTTTGAGACCCAGTTTTTGATTGTTGAAGCACGCGATGATTCTAGTACTATTGACGATGAAAGCAAAGGTGGAATGGACCAATCTGCCTTGTATACCGTTTTCTTGCCCATTCTTGAAGGTGATTTCAGGGCTGTTCTTCAGGGAAATGAGCACGATGAATTGGAGATTTGCTTGGAAAGTG GAGATCCCACGGTTGAGGGCTTTGAAGGGAGTCATTTGGTTTTTGTTGCTGCTGGACCAGACCCATTTGATGTCATCACAAATGCAGTAAA GACTGTTGAAAAACATTTACAAACGTTTTGTCATCGCGAGAGAAAGAAG ATGCCAGACATGTTGAACTGGTTCGGCTGGTGTACATGGGATGCTTTCTATACTGATGTCACTTCAGAGGGCGTGAAGCAAGGTCTAGATAG CTTTGCAAACAGGCTGACACATATCAAAGagaatcacaaatttcagaaaGATGGCAAAGAAGGTCATAGGGTAGAGGATCCAGCTTTGGGACTTCGCCATATTGTTGATGAAATAAAGGACAAGCATTCTTTGAA GTATGTTTACGTGTGGCATGCAATAACAGGGTATTGGGGAGGTGTTAAGCCTGGTGTTATAGATATGGAGCACTATGAGTCTAAATTAGCTTACCCCGTTTCATCTCCCAGTGTTCAGTCAAATGAGTCGTGTGATTGTTTACAAAGTATTACAAGAAATGGTCTTGGCCTTGTGAACCCTGAAAAAGTTTTCAACTTCTATAATGAACTCCACTCGTACCTAGCATCAGCCGGTATCGATGGTGTCAAAGTGGATGCTCAGAACATCCTGGAAACGCTTGGGGCCAGTCATGGTGGAAGGGTGAAACTTGCTAGAAATTACCATCAGGCCTTGGAGGCGTCTATTTCCAGAAATTTTCCTGATAATGGGATTATTTCTTGTATGAGTCACAACACAGACGGGTTGTACAG CGCAAAGCGGACAGCTGTTATAAGAGCATCAGATGATTTCTGGCCAAGAGATCCGGCATCACACACTATTCATATTGCATCAGTTGCTTACAACACCATTTTTCTTGGGGAGTTCATGCAGCCTGATTGGGATATGTTCCAC AGCCTACACCCAATGGCTGAATACCATGCAGCAGCTCGTGCTGTGGGAGGATGTGCGATTTATATTAG TGACAAGCCTGGGCACCATGACTTTAATCTTCTGAAGAAGCTGGTACTCCCTGATGGTTCTATATTGAGGGCCAAACTTCCAGGAAGACCAACGAGGGATTGCTTATTTTCTGATCCTGCCAGAGATGGGAAAAG TCTTCTAAAGATATGGAATCTGAATGAATTTTCTGGAGTTGTGGGGGTCTTTAACTGCCAGGGAGCTGGCTGGTGTAGGGTTGGAAAAAAGAACCTCATCCACAATGAACATCCGGATACAATTACTGGGGTTATTAGGGCTAAAGATGTTGATTTTCTGCCAAGGGTTGCAGATGATAGATGGTGTGGGGATGCTGTCGTGTTTTCCCATCTAGGTG GAGAGACAGTTTATCTTCCAAAGGATGCAGCTATTCCAATTACACTAAAATCCAGAGAATATGAAGTTTTTACTGTGGTTCCTGCCAGGGAAGTGTGCAATGGAGTTAGATTTGCCCCAATAGGTCTAATCAAGATGTTCAATTCAGGGGGAGCCATCAAAGAAATGAATTATAAAGATGAGAAAAGCACAAGTGTTGTCTTGAAAGTTCGTGGGTGTGGCGTATTTGGAGCATATTCTTCAGCCAGACCAAAGAGAATAATAGTTGATTCAGAGGAGATAGAATTCGAATATGAAGAAGGGTCTGGTTTGGTCACAGTTTGTTTGAGAGTTGCAGAAGATGAGTTATACCTCTGGAATATAACATATGAGCTATGA
- the LOC122281868 gene encoding probable galactinol--sucrose galactosyltransferase 1 isoform X1, producing MTVGAGIGVADGKLMVLGNCVLRDVKENVIVTAASGGALANGAFIGVVSDQIGSRRVFPIGKLEGLRFLCVFRFKLWWMTQRMGNRGQDIPFETQFLIVEARDDSSTIDDESKGGMDQSALYTVFLPILEGDFRAVLQGNEHDELEICLESGDPTVEGFEGSHLVFVAAGPDPFDVITNAVKTVEKHLQTFCHRERKKMPDMLNWFGWCTWDAFYTDVTSEGVKQGLDSLEKGGIPPKFVIIDDGWQSVGMDPTGIESKADNSANFANRLTHIKENHKFQKDGKEGHRVEDPALGLRHIVDEIKDKHSLKYVYVWHAITGYWGGVKPGVIDMEHYESKLAYPVSSPSVQSNESCDCLQSITRNGLGLVNPEKVFNFYNELHSYLASAGIDGVKVDAQNILETLGASHGGRVKLARNYHQALEASISRNFPDNGIISCMSHNTDGLYSAKRTAVIRASDDFWPRDPASHTIHIASVAYNTIFLGEFMQPDWDMFHSLHPMAEYHAAARAVGGCAIYISDKPGHHDFNLLKKLVLPDGSILRAKLPGRPTRDCLFSDPARDGKSLLKIWNLNEFSGVVGVFNCQGAGWCRVGKKNLIHNEHPDTITGVIRAKDVDFLPRVADDRWCGDAVVFSHLGGETVYLPKDAAIPITLKSREYEVFTVVPAREVCNGVRFAPIGLIKMFNSGGAIKEMNYKDEKSTSVVLKVRGCGVFGAYSSARPKRIIVDSEEIEFEYEEGSGLVTVCLRVAEDELYLWNITYEL from the exons ATGACTGTAGGGGCGGGGATAGGTGTGGCGGATGGGAAGTTGATGGTGTTGGGGAACTGTGTGTTGCGAGATGTCAAAGAGAACGTTATCGTAACAGCTGCCTCAGGAGGTGCATTGGCCAATGGCGCATTCATTGGCGTCGTATCCGACCAGATCGGTAGCCGCCGGGTATTCCCTATTGGAAAACTTGA GGGATTGCGCTTTTTGTGCGTTTTCCGCTTCAAGTTGTGGTGGATGACACAGAGGATGGGTAATCGTGGCCAAGACATACCCTTTGAGACCCAGTTTTTGATTGTTGAAGCACGCGATGATTCTAGTACTATTGACGATGAAAGCAAAGGTGGAATGGACCAATCTGCCTTGTATACCGTTTTCTTGCCCATTCTTGAAGGTGATTTCAGGGCTGTTCTTCAGGGAAATGAGCACGATGAATTGGAGATTTGCTTGGAAAGTG GAGATCCCACGGTTGAGGGCTTTGAAGGGAGTCATTTGGTTTTTGTTGCTGCTGGACCAGACCCATTTGATGTCATCACAAATGCAGTAAA GACTGTTGAAAAACATTTACAAACGTTTTGTCATCGCGAGAGAAAGAAG ATGCCAGACATGTTGAACTGGTTCGGCTGGTGTACATGGGATGCTTTCTATACTGATGTCACTTCAGAGGGCGTGAAGCAAGGTCTAGATAG CTTAGAGAAGGGTGGAATTCCTCCAAAGTTTGTTATAATCGACGATGGGTGGCAATCGGTTGGCATGGATCCCACGGGAATCGAATCCAAAGCTGATAATTCAGCCAA CTTTGCAAACAGGCTGACACATATCAAAGagaatcacaaatttcagaaaGATGGCAAAGAAGGTCATAGGGTAGAGGATCCAGCTTTGGGACTTCGCCATATTGTTGATGAAATAAAGGACAAGCATTCTTTGAA GTATGTTTACGTGTGGCATGCAATAACAGGGTATTGGGGAGGTGTTAAGCCTGGTGTTATAGATATGGAGCACTATGAGTCTAAATTAGCTTACCCCGTTTCATCTCCCAGTGTTCAGTCAAATGAGTCGTGTGATTGTTTACAAAGTATTACAAGAAATGGTCTTGGCCTTGTGAACCCTGAAAAAGTTTTCAACTTCTATAATGAACTCCACTCGTACCTAGCATCAGCCGGTATCGATGGTGTCAAAGTGGATGCTCAGAACATCCTGGAAACGCTTGGGGCCAGTCATGGTGGAAGGGTGAAACTTGCTAGAAATTACCATCAGGCCTTGGAGGCGTCTATTTCCAGAAATTTTCCTGATAATGGGATTATTTCTTGTATGAGTCACAACACAGACGGGTTGTACAG CGCAAAGCGGACAGCTGTTATAAGAGCATCAGATGATTTCTGGCCAAGAGATCCGGCATCACACACTATTCATATTGCATCAGTTGCTTACAACACCATTTTTCTTGGGGAGTTCATGCAGCCTGATTGGGATATGTTCCAC AGCCTACACCCAATGGCTGAATACCATGCAGCAGCTCGTGCTGTGGGAGGATGTGCGATTTATATTAG TGACAAGCCTGGGCACCATGACTTTAATCTTCTGAAGAAGCTGGTACTCCCTGATGGTTCTATATTGAGGGCCAAACTTCCAGGAAGACCAACGAGGGATTGCTTATTTTCTGATCCTGCCAGAGATGGGAAAAG TCTTCTAAAGATATGGAATCTGAATGAATTTTCTGGAGTTGTGGGGGTCTTTAACTGCCAGGGAGCTGGCTGGTGTAGGGTTGGAAAAAAGAACCTCATCCACAATGAACATCCGGATACAATTACTGGGGTTATTAGGGCTAAAGATGTTGATTTTCTGCCAAGGGTTGCAGATGATAGATGGTGTGGGGATGCTGTCGTGTTTTCCCATCTAGGTG GAGAGACAGTTTATCTTCCAAAGGATGCAGCTATTCCAATTACACTAAAATCCAGAGAATATGAAGTTTTTACTGTGGTTCCTGCCAGGGAAGTGTGCAATGGAGTTAGATTTGCCCCAATAGGTCTAATCAAGATGTTCAATTCAGGGGGAGCCATCAAAGAAATGAATTATAAAGATGAGAAAAGCACAAGTGTTGTCTTGAAAGTTCGTGGGTGTGGCGTATTTGGAGCATATTCTTCAGCCAGACCAAAGAGAATAATAGTTGATTCAGAGGAGATAGAATTCGAATATGAAGAAGGGTCTGGTTTGGTCACAGTTTGTTTGAGAGTTGCAGAAGATGAGTTATACCTCTGGAATATAACATATGAGCTATGA
- the LOC122281868 gene encoding probable galactinol--sucrose galactosyltransferase 1 isoform X2, with translation MTVGAGIGVADGKLMVLGNCVLRDVKENVIVTAASGGALANGAFIGVVSDQIGSRRVFPIGKLEGLRFLCVFRFKLWWMTQRMGNRGQDIPFETQFLIVEARDDSSTIDDESKGGMDQSALYTVFLPILEGDFRAVLQGNEHDELEICLESGDPTVEGFEGSHLVFVAAGPDPFDVITNAVKTVEKHLQTFCHRERKKMPDMLNWFGWCTWDAFYTDVTSEGVKQGLDSLEKGGIPPKFVIIDDGWQSVGMDPTGIESKADNSANFANRLTHIKENHKFQKDGKEGHRVEDPALGLRHIVDEIKDKHSLKYVYVWHAITGYWGGVKPGVIDMEHYESKLAYPVSSPSVQSNESCDCLQSITRNGLGLVNPEKVFNFYNELHSYLASAGIDGVKVDAQNILETLGASHGGRVKLARNYHQALEASISRNFPDNGIISCMSHNTDGLYSAKRTAVIRASDDFWPRDPASHTIHIASVAYNTIFLGEFMQPDWDMFHSLHPMAEYHAAARAVGGCAIYISDKPGHHDFNLLKKLVLPDGSILRAKLPGRPTRDCLFSDPARDGKSLLKIWNLNEFSGVVGVFNCQGAGWCRVGKKNLIHNEHPDTITGVIRAKDVDFLPRVADDRWCGDAVVFSHLGETVYLPKDAAIPITLKSREYEVFTVVPAREVCNGVRFAPIGLIKMFNSGGAIKEMNYKDEKSTSVVLKVRGCGVFGAYSSARPKRIIVDSEEIEFEYEEGSGLVTVCLRVAEDELYLWNITYEL, from the exons ATGACTGTAGGGGCGGGGATAGGTGTGGCGGATGGGAAGTTGATGGTGTTGGGGAACTGTGTGTTGCGAGATGTCAAAGAGAACGTTATCGTAACAGCTGCCTCAGGAGGTGCATTGGCCAATGGCGCATTCATTGGCGTCGTATCCGACCAGATCGGTAGCCGCCGGGTATTCCCTATTGGAAAACTTGA GGGATTGCGCTTTTTGTGCGTTTTCCGCTTCAAGTTGTGGTGGATGACACAGAGGATGGGTAATCGTGGCCAAGACATACCCTTTGAGACCCAGTTTTTGATTGTTGAAGCACGCGATGATTCTAGTACTATTGACGATGAAAGCAAAGGTGGAATGGACCAATCTGCCTTGTATACCGTTTTCTTGCCCATTCTTGAAGGTGATTTCAGGGCTGTTCTTCAGGGAAATGAGCACGATGAATTGGAGATTTGCTTGGAAAGTG GAGATCCCACGGTTGAGGGCTTTGAAGGGAGTCATTTGGTTTTTGTTGCTGCTGGACCAGACCCATTTGATGTCATCACAAATGCAGTAAA GACTGTTGAAAAACATTTACAAACGTTTTGTCATCGCGAGAGAAAGAAG ATGCCAGACATGTTGAACTGGTTCGGCTGGTGTACATGGGATGCTTTCTATACTGATGTCACTTCAGAGGGCGTGAAGCAAGGTCTAGATAG CTTAGAGAAGGGTGGAATTCCTCCAAAGTTTGTTATAATCGACGATGGGTGGCAATCGGTTGGCATGGATCCCACGGGAATCGAATCCAAAGCTGATAATTCAGCCAA CTTTGCAAACAGGCTGACACATATCAAAGagaatcacaaatttcagaaaGATGGCAAAGAAGGTCATAGGGTAGAGGATCCAGCTTTGGGACTTCGCCATATTGTTGATGAAATAAAGGACAAGCATTCTTTGAA GTATGTTTACGTGTGGCATGCAATAACAGGGTATTGGGGAGGTGTTAAGCCTGGTGTTATAGATATGGAGCACTATGAGTCTAAATTAGCTTACCCCGTTTCATCTCCCAGTGTTCAGTCAAATGAGTCGTGTGATTGTTTACAAAGTATTACAAGAAATGGTCTTGGCCTTGTGAACCCTGAAAAAGTTTTCAACTTCTATAATGAACTCCACTCGTACCTAGCATCAGCCGGTATCGATGGTGTCAAAGTGGATGCTCAGAACATCCTGGAAACGCTTGGGGCCAGTCATGGTGGAAGGGTGAAACTTGCTAGAAATTACCATCAGGCCTTGGAGGCGTCTATTTCCAGAAATTTTCCTGATAATGGGATTATTTCTTGTATGAGTCACAACACAGACGGGTTGTACAG CGCAAAGCGGACAGCTGTTATAAGAGCATCAGATGATTTCTGGCCAAGAGATCCGGCATCACACACTATTCATATTGCATCAGTTGCTTACAACACCATTTTTCTTGGGGAGTTCATGCAGCCTGATTGGGATATGTTCCAC AGCCTACACCCAATGGCTGAATACCATGCAGCAGCTCGTGCTGTGGGAGGATGTGCGATTTATATTAG TGACAAGCCTGGGCACCATGACTTTAATCTTCTGAAGAAGCTGGTACTCCCTGATGGTTCTATATTGAGGGCCAAACTTCCAGGAAGACCAACGAGGGATTGCTTATTTTCTGATCCTGCCAGAGATGGGAAAAG TCTTCTAAAGATATGGAATCTGAATGAATTTTCTGGAGTTGTGGGGGTCTTTAACTGCCAGGGAGCTGGCTGGTGTAGGGTTGGAAAAAAGAACCTCATCCACAATGAACATCCGGATACAATTACTGGGGTTATTAGGGCTAAAGATGTTGATTTTCTGCCAAGGGTTGCAGATGATAGATGGTGTGGGGATGCTGTCGTGTTTTCCCATCTAG GAGAGACAGTTTATCTTCCAAAGGATGCAGCTATTCCAATTACACTAAAATCCAGAGAATATGAAGTTTTTACTGTGGTTCCTGCCAGGGAAGTGTGCAATGGAGTTAGATTTGCCCCAATAGGTCTAATCAAGATGTTCAATTCAGGGGGAGCCATCAAAGAAATGAATTATAAAGATGAGAAAAGCACAAGTGTTGTCTTGAAAGTTCGTGGGTGTGGCGTATTTGGAGCATATTCTTCAGCCAGACCAAAGAGAATAATAGTTGATTCAGAGGAGATAGAATTCGAATATGAAGAAGGGTCTGGTTTGGTCACAGTTTGTTTGAGAGTTGCAGAAGATGAGTTATACCTCTGGAATATAACATATGAGCTATGA